In one Brienomyrus brachyistius isolate T26 chromosome 7, BBRACH_0.4, whole genome shotgun sequence genomic region, the following are encoded:
- the LOC125745663 gene encoding ras-related protein Rab-14-like gives MATAPYNYSYIFKYIIIGDMGVGKSCLLHQFTEKKFMADCPHTIGVEFGTRIIEVSGQKIKLQIWDTAGQERFRAVTRSYYRGAAGALMVYDITRRSTYNHLSSWLTDARNLTNPNTVIILIGNKADLEAQRDVTYEEAKQFAEENGLLFLEASAKTGENVEDAFLEAAKKIYQNIQDGSLDLNAAESGVQHKPSAPQGGRLTSEPQPPKEGCGC, from the exons ATGGCCACTGCACCTTACAACTATTCCTACATCTTCAAATACATCATCATTG GGGACATGGGAGTAGGGAAATCATGTTTGCTTCACCAGTTCACAGAAAAGAAGT ttatGGCGGACTGCCCCCACACGATTGGGGTGGAGTTCGGGACACGGATAATCGAGGTGAGCGGCCAGAAGATCAAGCTGCAGATCTGGGACACAGCAGGCCAAGAGCGCTTCAGGGCCGTCACACGCAGCTACTACCGTGGGGCCGCCGGGGCCCTCATGGTCTATGACATCACCAG GAGAAGCACATACAACCACCTCAGCAGCTGGCTGACTGACGCAAGGAACCTGACCAACCCTAACACT gtgatcATTCTCATAGGCAACAAAGCTGACCTGGAGGCCCAGAGGGACGTCACATATGAGGAGGCGAAACAATTTGCTGAAGAAAATG GTCTGTTGTTCCTGGAAGCCAGTGCAAAAAC AGGCGAGAACGTGGAAGATGCATTCTTGGAGGCCGCCAAGAAGATCTACCAGAACATCCAGGATGGAAGCCTGGACCTCAATGCTGCTGAATCAGGGGTGCAGCACAAGCCCTCTGCCCCCCAGGGTGGGCGGCTAACCAGCGAACCACAGCCCCCTAAGGAGGGGTGCGGGTGCTAA
- the LOC125745864 gene encoding gelsolin-like isoform X1: MVYHPEFERAGKQPGLQVWRIEKLDLVPVPENLYGGFYTGDAYIILNTIKQRSGNLQYDLHFWLGDFCSQDESGAAAIFTVQMDDYLGGKPIQYREVQGHESNAFLGYFKSGLKYMEGGVASGFKHVVTNEVTVQRLLQVKGRRVVRATEVPVSWDSFNQGDCFILDLGNDIFQWCGSQSNRFEKLKATQVAKGIRDNERSGRARVYVCDEGMERERILEVLGPKPNLPEGASDDIKADASNRKLAKLYKVSDTTGEMTIAMVASENPFSQSVLESSDCFILDHGSNGKIFIWKGMKADMEERKAALKAADEFIKKMGYSKQTHVQVLPENGETPLFKQFFKNWRDVDQTVGLGMAYVSNSIAKIEKVPFDAATLHESHAMAAQHGMVDDGSGQKQIWRVEGGDKVPVDPSTYGQFYGGDSYIILYNYQHGGRQGQIIYIWQGMDSTQDEIGVSALLATQLDDELGGGPVQVAGASITTQVRVVQGKEPSHLMSLFGGNPMVVYKGGTSREGGQTAPGKTRLFQVRSNTAGCARAVEVDAVASNLNSNDAFVLVTPTASFLWLGQGASDAERKGAQQLCAILGVSPSKLAEGGEADDFWGALGGKAEYRTSTRLKDKMDTHPPRLFACSNKTGRFIIEEVPGELTQDDLATDDVMILDTWDQVFVWIGNEAQEEEKTEAMASAVRYIETDPANRDRRTPVVKIKQGSEPPTFTGWFLGWDYDYWTTDPLHRAMAELEI, from the exons ATGGTGTACCATCCCGAGTTCGAGCGGGCCGGCAAACAGCCTGGCCTCCAGGTGTGGAGGATCGAGAAGCTGGACCTGGTGCCGGTGCCCGAGAACCTGTACGGGGGCTTCTACACGGGCGATGCGTACATTATCCTGAACACCATCAAGCAGCGTTCTGGGAACCTGCAGTACGACCTGCACTTCTGGCTGG GTGATTTTTGCTCACAGGATGAAAGTGGAGCTGCAGCCATTTTCACCGTGCAGATGGATGATTACCTCGGTGGCAAACCCATTCAGTACCGTGAAGTCCAGGGTCATGAGTCCAATGCCTTCCTGGGATACTTTAAGTCTGGTCTGAAGTACATG GAAGGGGGCGTGGCTTCAGGGTTCAAGCACGTCGTCACCAATGAGGTTACTGTCCAGCGTTTGCTGCAGGTGAAAGGTCGTCGTGTCGTCAGGGCAACAGAGGTCCCCGTCAGCTGGGACAGTTTTAACCAGGGAGATTGCTTCATCCTGGACCTCGGCAAT GACATTTTCCAGTGGTGTGGCTCCCAAAGCAACCGCTTCGAGAAGCTGAAAGCTACGCAGGTCGCCAAGGGTATTCGTGATAACGAGCGCAGTGGGCGTGCTCGGGTGTACGTGTGCGATGaggggatggagagagagaggatacTCGAG GTTCTGGGACCAAAGCCGAACCTTCCCGAAGGAGCCTCTGATGACATCAAAGCAGATGCGTCTAACAGGAAGTTGGCAAAACTATACAAG GTGTCTGACACTACTGGGGAAATGACCATTGCCATGGTTGCATCAGAGAACCCGTTCTCTCAGAGTGTTCTGGAATCCAGTGACTGCTTTATTCTTGATCATGGTTCTAATGGCAAGATTTTTATCTGGAAAG GCATGAAGGCCGACATGGAGGAGAGGAAGGCAGCACTGAAGGCTGCCGACGAGTTCATCAAGAAGATGGGCTACTCCAAGCAAACCCATGTGCAGGTTCTGCCTGAGAACGGGGAGACACCTCTGTTCAAGCAGTTCTTCAAGAACTGGCGTGATGTGGACCAGACGGTGGGCCTGGGCATGGCCTACGTGTCCAACAGCATCGCTAAGATCGAAAAGGTGCCATTCGACGCTGCCACCTTGCACGAGTCCCACGCCATGGCTGCCCAGCACGGAATGGTGGACGACGGTAGTGGCCAGAAGCAG ATCTGGCGTGTCGAAGGGGGGGACAAGGTGCCCGTGGACCCTTCCACCTACGGACAATTCTATGGGGGAGATAGTTACATTATCCTGTACAACTACCAGCATGGAGGCCGCCAAGGACAGATCATCTACATTTG GCAAGGAATGGACTCCACACAGGATGAAATCGGAGTGTCTGCTCTCCTTGCTACTCAGCTGGATGACGAGCTTGGTGGGGGACCAGTCCAG GTTGCTGGTGCTTCCATTACCACACAG GTGCGAGTGGTCCAAGGCAAGGAACCTTCTCACCTCATGAGCCTCTTCGGGGGGAATCCTATGGTGGTCTACAAGGGGGGCACCTCCAGAGAGGGGGGTCAGACTGCACCCGGCAAAACGCGGCTGTTTCAAGTACGGTCCAACACAGCTGGGTGTGCACGTGCCGTGGAG GTTGACGCGGTGGCCTCTAACCTTAACTCCAATGACGCCTTCGTGCTGGTCACCCCCACGGCCTCCTTCCTGTGGCTGGGGCAGGGAGCCAGCGACGCAGAGAGAAAAGGGGCCCAGCAGCTGTGTGCCATCCTGGGCGTGTCGCCTTCCAAGCTGGCAGAGGGCGGGGAAGCGG ACGACTTCTGGGGAGCCCTCGGAGGCAAGGCGGAGTACCGCACCTCCACCAGGCTAAAGGACAAGAtggacacccacccacccagacTGTTTGCCTGCTCCAACAAAACTGGCCGCTTCATT ATTGAGGAGGTACCGGGAGAGTTGACCCAAGACGACTTGGCCACTGACGACGTCATGATTTTGGACACCTGGGACCAG GTCTTTGTCTGGATCGGAAATGAAGCCCAGGAGGAAGAGAAGACTGAAGCAATGGCTTCAG CTGTCCGTTACATTGAGACGGACCCCGCAAACCGGGATCGTCGGACGCCAGTGGTGAAGATCAAGCAAGGGTCCGAGCCGCCTACATTCACCGGCTGGTTCCTCGGCTGGGATTACGATTACTGGACCACCGACCCTCTGCATCGCGCCATGGCTGAACTAGAGATCTGA
- the LOC125745864 gene encoding gelsolin-like isoform X2, which translates to MVYHPEFERAGKQPGLQVWRIEKLDLVPVPENLYGGFYTGDAYIILNTIKQRSGNLQYDLHFWLGDFCSQDESGAAAIFTVQMDDYLGGKPIQYREVQGHESNAFLGYFKSGLKYMEGGVASGFKHVVTNEVTVQRLLQVKGRRVVRATEVPVSWDSFNQGDCFILDLGNDIFQWCGSQSNRFEKLKATQVAKGIRDNERSGRARVYVCDEGMERERILEVLGPKPNLPEGASDDIKADASNRKLAKLYKVSDTTGEMTIAMVASENPFSQSVLESSDCFILDHGSNGKIFIWKGMKADMEERKAALKAADEFIKKMGYSKQTHVQVLPENGETPLFKQFFKNWRDVDQTVGLGMAYVSNSIAKIEKVPFDAATLHESHAMAAQHGMVDDGSGQKQIWRVEGGDKVPVDPSTYGQFYGGDSYIILYNYQHGGRQGQIIYIWQGMDSTQDEIGVSALLATQLDDELGGGPVQVRVVQGKEPSHLMSLFGGNPMVVYKGGTSREGGQTAPGKTRLFQVRSNTAGCARAVEVDAVASNLNSNDAFVLVTPTASFLWLGQGASDAERKGAQQLCAILGVSPSKLAEGGEADDFWGALGGKAEYRTSTRLKDKMDTHPPRLFACSNKTGRFIIEEVPGELTQDDLATDDVMILDTWDQVFVWIGNEAQEEEKTEAMASAVRYIETDPANRDRRTPVVKIKQGSEPPTFTGWFLGWDYDYWTTDPLHRAMAELEI; encoded by the exons ATGGTGTACCATCCCGAGTTCGAGCGGGCCGGCAAACAGCCTGGCCTCCAGGTGTGGAGGATCGAGAAGCTGGACCTGGTGCCGGTGCCCGAGAACCTGTACGGGGGCTTCTACACGGGCGATGCGTACATTATCCTGAACACCATCAAGCAGCGTTCTGGGAACCTGCAGTACGACCTGCACTTCTGGCTGG GTGATTTTTGCTCACAGGATGAAAGTGGAGCTGCAGCCATTTTCACCGTGCAGATGGATGATTACCTCGGTGGCAAACCCATTCAGTACCGTGAAGTCCAGGGTCATGAGTCCAATGCCTTCCTGGGATACTTTAAGTCTGGTCTGAAGTACATG GAAGGGGGCGTGGCTTCAGGGTTCAAGCACGTCGTCACCAATGAGGTTACTGTCCAGCGTTTGCTGCAGGTGAAAGGTCGTCGTGTCGTCAGGGCAACAGAGGTCCCCGTCAGCTGGGACAGTTTTAACCAGGGAGATTGCTTCATCCTGGACCTCGGCAAT GACATTTTCCAGTGGTGTGGCTCCCAAAGCAACCGCTTCGAGAAGCTGAAAGCTACGCAGGTCGCCAAGGGTATTCGTGATAACGAGCGCAGTGGGCGTGCTCGGGTGTACGTGTGCGATGaggggatggagagagagaggatacTCGAG GTTCTGGGACCAAAGCCGAACCTTCCCGAAGGAGCCTCTGATGACATCAAAGCAGATGCGTCTAACAGGAAGTTGGCAAAACTATACAAG GTGTCTGACACTACTGGGGAAATGACCATTGCCATGGTTGCATCAGAGAACCCGTTCTCTCAGAGTGTTCTGGAATCCAGTGACTGCTTTATTCTTGATCATGGTTCTAATGGCAAGATTTTTATCTGGAAAG GCATGAAGGCCGACATGGAGGAGAGGAAGGCAGCACTGAAGGCTGCCGACGAGTTCATCAAGAAGATGGGCTACTCCAAGCAAACCCATGTGCAGGTTCTGCCTGAGAACGGGGAGACACCTCTGTTCAAGCAGTTCTTCAAGAACTGGCGTGATGTGGACCAGACGGTGGGCCTGGGCATGGCCTACGTGTCCAACAGCATCGCTAAGATCGAAAAGGTGCCATTCGACGCTGCCACCTTGCACGAGTCCCACGCCATGGCTGCCCAGCACGGAATGGTGGACGACGGTAGTGGCCAGAAGCAG ATCTGGCGTGTCGAAGGGGGGGACAAGGTGCCCGTGGACCCTTCCACCTACGGACAATTCTATGGGGGAGATAGTTACATTATCCTGTACAACTACCAGCATGGAGGCCGCCAAGGACAGATCATCTACATTTG GCAAGGAATGGACTCCACACAGGATGAAATCGGAGTGTCTGCTCTCCTTGCTACTCAGCTGGATGACGAGCTTGGTGGGGGACCAGTCCAG GTGCGAGTGGTCCAAGGCAAGGAACCTTCTCACCTCATGAGCCTCTTCGGGGGGAATCCTATGGTGGTCTACAAGGGGGGCACCTCCAGAGAGGGGGGTCAGACTGCACCCGGCAAAACGCGGCTGTTTCAAGTACGGTCCAACACAGCTGGGTGTGCACGTGCCGTGGAG GTTGACGCGGTGGCCTCTAACCTTAACTCCAATGACGCCTTCGTGCTGGTCACCCCCACGGCCTCCTTCCTGTGGCTGGGGCAGGGAGCCAGCGACGCAGAGAGAAAAGGGGCCCAGCAGCTGTGTGCCATCCTGGGCGTGTCGCCTTCCAAGCTGGCAGAGGGCGGGGAAGCGG ACGACTTCTGGGGAGCCCTCGGAGGCAAGGCGGAGTACCGCACCTCCACCAGGCTAAAGGACAAGAtggacacccacccacccagacTGTTTGCCTGCTCCAACAAAACTGGCCGCTTCATT ATTGAGGAGGTACCGGGAGAGTTGACCCAAGACGACTTGGCCACTGACGACGTCATGATTTTGGACACCTGGGACCAG GTCTTTGTCTGGATCGGAAATGAAGCCCAGGAGGAAGAGAAGACTGAAGCAATGGCTTCAG CTGTCCGTTACATTGAGACGGACCCCGCAAACCGGGATCGTCGGACGCCAGTGGTGAAGATCAAGCAAGGGTCCGAGCCGCCTACATTCACCGGCTGGTTCCTCGGCTGGGATTACGATTACTGGACCACCGACCCTCTGCATCGCGCCATGGCTGAACTAGAGATCTGA